One Aneurinibacillus migulanus genomic region harbors:
- a CDS encoding MOSC domain-containing protein, with amino-acid sequence MSIEIKSINVGKPITITHKGKEISTGIYKNQVDEPLFLSTLNFDGDAQADLVHHGGVDKAVCVYSYEHYAYWEKELDRELTFGAFGENITVTGMLEDVVCIGDIYQMGEAVVQVSQPRQPCHKLAKKYDVIDLPIKFQNTGFTGFYFRVLEEGWVTQPASMHLIQRSSKNVTVSFANYTMHHDKQNVEAIQRILDVEELSGNWRNTFLKRLEGIEVDANKRLIGE; translated from the coding sequence GTGTCCATTGAAATTAAGTCAATTAATGTAGGAAAACCGATAACAATTACACATAAGGGGAAAGAGATCTCCACAGGCATTTATAAAAATCAGGTGGATGAACCGTTGTTTCTTTCTACACTAAACTTTGATGGGGATGCTCAAGCCGACCTTGTTCATCACGGTGGAGTCGATAAAGCTGTTTGCGTATATTCTTACGAGCATTATGCTTATTGGGAAAAAGAATTAGACCGGGAGCTTACATTTGGAGCATTTGGAGAAAATATCACCGTTACTGGTATGCTGGAGGATGTAGTTTGTATTGGAGACATTTATCAAATGGGAGAGGCTGTTGTACAAGTTAGTCAACCTAGACAACCATGCCATAAGCTAGCAAAGAAGTATGATGTCATTGATTTGCCGATTAAGTTCCAGAATACCGGATTTACCGGTTTTTACTTTCGTGTATTAGAAGAGGGATGGGTAACGCAGCCTGCATCCATGCATCTCATTCAACGCAGTTCTAAAAATGTCACTGTATCATTCGCGAACTACACGATGCACCATGATAAACAAAACGTAGAGGCGATTCAACGAATTTTGGACGTGGAAGAATTATCCGGTAATTGGCGCAACACGTTTCTAAAACGTCTGGAAGGTATTGAAGTAGATGCTAATAAGAGATTAATCGGAGAATAG
- the gabT gene encoding 4-aminobutyrate--2-oxoglutarate transaminase, translating into MIPGVHSSTLHKRRQEAVPVGPYNITPLYIESAAGTIIKDVDGNTFLDFAGGIGMQNVGHCHPKVVKAIQEQAEASIHSCFHVMPYESYITLAEKLNERTPGNWKKKTMFLNSGAEAIENAIKIARKATGRSIVLSFERAFHGRTLMTMSLTSKVNPYKLGFGPFAPDTYKMPYPYYYRAPYNMVPEEVDLEILHYFEQFFLTEVSPYDVAAIILEPVQGEGGFVVPSANFVQGIRSLCNEYGIMMIVDEVQTGFGRTGEWFAIEHFDVVPDMITMSKSIAAGIPLSAVTGRADIMDAPEIGQLGGTFAGSPIACAAGLAVFEIMEEEQIVERARIIGARMMTHFHHLQEKYDIIGDVRGIGAMVAMELVKDRSTKEPAKEVTAQLVTQCWKNGLLALSAGIYGNVIRFLPPLLTTDEQLDEGLQILDNSFAKIVR; encoded by the coding sequence ATGATACCAGGTGTACATTCTAGCACGCTTCATAAGAGAAGACAGGAGGCCGTCCCTGTTGGGCCTTATAATATTACGCCATTATATATAGAATCCGCTGCTGGTACGATAATTAAAGATGTGGATGGAAATACATTTTTGGATTTTGCCGGTGGTATTGGAATGCAGAATGTTGGACATTGTCACCCGAAAGTCGTTAAGGCTATCCAGGAACAAGCGGAGGCTTCTATACACAGCTGCTTTCATGTCATGCCATATGAAAGTTATATTACGCTTGCTGAAAAGTTAAATGAACGGACACCCGGGAACTGGAAAAAGAAAACAATGTTTTTAAATAGCGGGGCAGAGGCTATCGAGAATGCCATTAAAATAGCTCGCAAGGCAACAGGGCGGAGCATAGTATTGTCATTTGAGCGTGCTTTTCACGGGCGTACCCTGATGACCATGTCGTTAACAAGTAAAGTCAATCCATATAAGCTAGGATTCGGACCATTTGCTCCTGATACATACAAAATGCCTTACCCTTATTATTACCGGGCACCGTATAATATGGTACCGGAAGAGGTGGATTTGGAAATCTTGCATTATTTCGAACAGTTTTTCTTAACAGAAGTATCGCCATATGATGTGGCAGCTATTATTCTGGAACCTGTACAGGGAGAAGGCGGTTTTGTTGTTCCTTCTGCTAATTTTGTGCAGGGGATACGCAGTCTTTGTAACGAATACGGTATCATGATGATTGTTGATGAGGTTCAAACCGGCTTTGGTCGCACAGGTGAATGGTTTGCTATCGAGCATTTTGATGTTGTCCCTGATATGATTACGATGTCAAAATCAATAGCCGCTGGAATTCCACTCAGTGCAGTTACCGGTAGGGCCGATATAATGGATGCTCCTGAAATTGGTCAACTTGGGGGAACATTTGCCGGCAGCCCAATCGCATGTGCCGCAGGTTTAGCGGTATTTGAGATAATGGAAGAAGAACAGATAGTAGAGAGGGCGCGGATAATTGGAGCACGCATGATGACACATTTCCACCACTTACAGGAGAAGTATGACATAATTGGTGATGTACGGGGAATAGGTGCGATGGTAGCGATGGAGCTTGTAAAAGATCGTTCAACCAAGGAACCTGCAAAAGAAGTAACCGCACAACTTGTCACGCAATGCTGGAAAAATGGCTTGCTAGCTTTAAGTGCGGGCATTTACGGCAATGTAATTCGTTTCCTGCCTCCGCTCTTGACGACGGATGAACAATTAGATGAAGGATTGCAGATTTTGGATAACTCTTTTGCTAAAATAGTAAGGTAG
- the gcvPB gene encoding aminomethyl-transferring glycine dehydrogenase subunit GcvPB, producing MRQEKDQPLLFELSSPGRVAYSLPECDVPELPVEELLPVTYIRKKAAGLPEVSEVDVVRHFTELSRRNQGIDNGFIPLGSCTMKYNPKRNETLARLPGFALIHPYQPEETVQGALELMYNLQTELEEITGMDQVSLQPASGAQGEWAGLLLIRAYHESRGEKRTKVLVPDVSHGTNPASAAVAGYDVITISSNERGGVDLDSLRKEVDCSTAALMLTNPSTLGLFEENIMEIATIVHEAGGLLYYDGANANAILGYTRPGDMGFDVVHLNLHKTFTTPHGGGGPGAGPIGVNKELARFLPTPIVEHRKGRYTLTYDHPESIGKVKGFYGNFGILVRAYAYIRTMGPDGLKQVTENAVLNANYVMRKLQPYFDLPYDQVCMHEFVLSGKAQKKKGARTLDIAKRLLDFGFHPPTIYFPLNVEEAIMIEPTETENIETLHRFIDAMIRIAREVDEDLETVQNAPHSTIVNRLDEVTAARKPVLRYQTPELEYSKL from the coding sequence ATGAGACAAGAAAAAGATCAACCGTTACTCTTCGAACTATCCAGTCCCGGTCGTGTTGCCTATAGCCTTCCGGAATGCGATGTACCTGAGCTGCCAGTAGAAGAGCTGCTTCCGGTTACGTATATAAGAAAAAAAGCCGCAGGGCTTCCTGAAGTTAGCGAGGTTGATGTTGTTCGTCATTTTACTGAGCTATCCAGAAGAAATCAAGGGATCGATAATGGGTTTATCCCATTGGGCTCATGCACGATGAAATATAATCCGAAACGAAATGAGACTCTTGCCAGACTACCCGGTTTTGCCCTGATTCATCCGTATCAACCTGAAGAAACCGTACAGGGTGCCTTGGAGTTAATGTACAATCTTCAAACTGAACTTGAGGAAATCACAGGTATGGACCAGGTATCCCTTCAACCGGCCTCTGGTGCACAAGGAGAGTGGGCAGGATTATTGCTTATCCGGGCTTACCATGAGTCCCGCGGGGAGAAACGTACAAAGGTACTGGTTCCCGATGTTTCCCATGGAACGAACCCGGCATCAGCTGCGGTAGCCGGCTATGATGTCATTACGATTTCCTCTAATGAACGCGGGGGTGTCGATTTGGATTCCTTGCGAAAAGAAGTAGATTGTAGCACAGCGGCGCTTATGCTAACCAACCCTTCAACACTGGGGCTTTTTGAAGAAAATATTATGGAGATCGCTACGATTGTTCATGAAGCGGGTGGGTTGCTTTATTATGATGGTGCAAACGCGAACGCCATTCTTGGCTACACCCGTCCGGGGGATATGGGATTTGATGTTGTTCATCTTAATCTTCATAAAACATTTACCACTCCACATGGTGGAGGCGGACCTGGAGCAGGTCCTATTGGAGTGAATAAAGAATTAGCACGGTTTCTTCCCACTCCTATAGTAGAACATAGAAAAGGACGCTATACCTTGACATATGATCACCCGGAGTCGATAGGTAAGGTAAAGGGTTTTTATGGTAATTTTGGTATACTCGTTCGGGCATACGCTTATATCCGAACAATGGGACCTGACGGATTAAAGCAAGTAACAGAAAATGCGGTATTAAATGCGAATTATGTCATGCGCAAGCTGCAGCCTTATTTTGATCTGCCATACGACCAGGTTTGTATGCATGAATTTGTTCTTTCCGGGAAAGCCCAAAAGAAAAAGGGTGCCAGAACGTTGGATATAGCGAAACGTTTGCTGGACTTTGGATTTCATCCCCCGACTATTTATTTTCCATTAAATGTTGAGGAAGCAATTATGATCGAACCTACGGAAACTGAAAACATCGAAACTCTTCATCGTTTTATTGATGCTATGATTCGAATTGCAAGAGAAGTGGATGAAGATTTGGAGACGGTTCAAAATGCACCGCACAGCACGATTGTTAACCGGTTAGATGAAGTAACCGCCGCTCGAAAACCAGTTCTTCGCTACCAAACGCCAGAATTAGAATATAGCAAACTATAG
- the gcvPA gene encoding aminomethyl-transferring glycine dehydrogenase subunit GcvPA gives MKKNHGYIPNTEIERGHMFEFLGIRNIESLFLNIPESARLKRDLALPPAWSEIELNKKLKAMAAKNADLEQYISFLGAGAYEHYIPAIVDSIISRSEFYTAYTPYQPEISQGLLQAIFEYQTMICELTGMDVSNASMYDGPTAMAEAGIMACVATGRSKLLVSRAVHPEYRDVLKTYACGKNIQIEEVIIEDGLTAIENLESKLADDVAAVIVQYPNFFGGIEDIKNASELVHKYKALFITVVNPIALGILEAPGECGADIVVAEGQPLGNPISFGGPHLGILATTNALMRRMPGRIIGQTKDMDGRRAFVLTLQAREQHIRREKATSNICSNQALSALAATVFLSYMGKQGLQDIAKLNVQKAHYAYQKLIEIPGIQPLFHAPFFNEFAVRLDKNVGQINRRLLQSKIIGGFDVGRAYAEYKDSMLLTVTELRTKEEIDLLVQELGAIV, from the coding sequence TTGAAAAAAAATCATGGTTATATACCAAATACAGAAATAGAGCGAGGGCACATGTTTGAATTTCTTGGAATCAGGAATATTGAGAGCCTTTTTCTCAACATTCCTGAATCAGCCCGGTTAAAGCGAGATCTTGCATTGCCACCGGCCTGGTCGGAAATTGAGCTTAATAAAAAACTAAAGGCTATGGCAGCAAAAAATGCCGACCTTGAACAATATATTTCGTTTTTAGGGGCTGGTGCTTATGAGCACTATATTCCTGCTATTGTGGATTCCATTATTAGCCGTTCCGAGTTTTATACGGCATATACTCCATACCAGCCCGAAATCTCCCAGGGTCTTTTGCAGGCCATTTTTGAATATCAAACGATGATATGTGAACTAACAGGGATGGATGTTTCCAATGCCTCCATGTACGATGGACCGACCGCGATGGCAGAAGCCGGGATTATGGCGTGCGTTGCGACAGGCCGCTCCAAATTGTTAGTATCAAGGGCGGTACATCCCGAGTATCGGGACGTATTAAAAACGTATGCATGCGGAAAAAACATTCAGATTGAAGAAGTCATTATAGAAGATGGACTTACTGCTATAGAGAACCTGGAATCGAAACTTGCTGACGATGTTGCTGCGGTTATCGTACAATATCCGAATTTCTTCGGGGGGATCGAAGATATAAAAAACGCATCTGAGCTTGTTCATAAATATAAGGCACTGTTTATTACGGTAGTAAACCCAATTGCGTTAGGGATTCTGGAAGCACCGGGAGAGTGTGGTGCAGATATTGTTGTCGCAGAAGGTCAACCGTTAGGAAACCCGATATCATTCGGGGGACCGCACCTTGGTATATTGGCGACGACAAATGCCCTTATGCGCCGTATGCCAGGACGTATTATAGGACAAACAAAAGACATGGACGGACGAAGGGCTTTTGTTCTCACTCTACAGGCTAGGGAACAGCACATCCGACGGGAGAAAGCTACATCGAATATTTGCTCTAATCAAGCTCTTAGTGCACTTGCGGCAACCGTATTCCTTAGTTATATGGGCAAGCAAGGTCTGCAGGATATTGCAAAACTGAACGTGCAAAAAGCGCATTACGCTTATCAGAAATTAATAGAAATTCCCGGTATACAACCGTTGTTCCATGCCCCCTTTTTTAATGAATTTGCCGTGAGGCTGGATAAAAACGTTGGGCAAATCAATCGCAGATTACTTCAATCCAAGATTATCGGAGGCTTTGATGTAGGACGTGCTTATGCTGAATACAAAGACAGTATGCTACTTACCGTTACCGAGTTAAGAACGAAAGAAGAAATAGATTTACTAGTACAAGAGTTGGGAGCCATCGTATGA
- a CDS encoding LysR family transcriptional regulator: MELRQLEYFMAVCKELHFTRAAEKLGISQPSLSQQIRLLEHYIGTPLFDRIGKKTALTEAGRILLLHSYKVFHELEQARSAIGELQGLERGKIRIGALLTVVNYLLPPTLLEFHKKYPKIEMSVLGLRTGDIRQKLLENELDLGIVFLPMKDKEFETISLYNEDLSLAVSIHDEHFNNEEEVCLDILRKVPTILLPENYYLRQLINKYCIDYFGFQPQPIFEMTTMESLINMVAEGVGVTVLPKPYLEYLKNDRIKMISLVTPTPTRQVGIIYQKDKHMCAATHTFIKQITDIAESI, encoded by the coding sequence ATGGAACTTAGACAGTTGGAGTACTTTATGGCTGTTTGCAAAGAACTTCATTTTACAAGGGCAGCGGAAAAACTAGGCATATCTCAACCTTCGTTAAGTCAGCAAATTCGTTTGCTGGAGCATTATATCGGCACACCACTTTTTGATCGAATAGGCAAAAAAACAGCTTTGACAGAAGCCGGAAGGATACTTCTTTTACATAGTTACAAAGTTTTTCATGAATTGGAACAAGCTCGTTCAGCAATTGGAGAACTCCAGGGGCTTGAGAGAGGTAAAATAAGAATCGGAGCTTTATTGACAGTTGTGAACTATCTACTTCCTCCGACCTTATTAGAATTTCATAAAAAATATCCAAAAATAGAGATGTCAGTTTTAGGTTTGCGAACTGGTGATATACGACAAAAATTGTTAGAGAATGAACTAGACTTAGGAATTGTTTTTTTGCCTATGAAGGATAAAGAATTTGAAACCATTTCACTGTACAATGAAGATCTTTCCCTTGCGGTTTCTATCCATGATGAACATTTTAATAATGAAGAAGAAGTTTGCTTAGACATCCTCAGGAAAGTACCGACTATTCTGTTACCTGAAAACTATTATCTTAGACAGCTGATTAACAAGTATTGCATAGATTACTTCGGTTTTCAGCCTCAACCTATTTTTGAAATGACAACAATGGAATCGCTTATCAATATGGTCGCAGAAGGTGTAGGCGTAACTGTACTCCCTAAACCATATTTGGAATATCTGAAAAATGATAGGATAAAAATGATTTCCCTTGTTACCCCTACTCCGACAAGACAAGTCGGCATCATTTATCAGAAAGATAAGCATATGTGTGCCGCAACTCATACGTTTATAAAGCAGATAACAGATATAGCAGAGTCTATCTGA
- a CDS encoding cupin domain-containing protein gives MSANKGQIISYSKYIHSLRKTLLTPAIWRWNDIIEQLRVSEGQGSRTVMALCHPELREAAAAAPDIAVVVQKLRPGQKSKLHRHSPWAIHFVLNGEGCTIIDGIEYKWTFGDAVLTPAWTYHQHINTSATEEAILYTLQNIPELCRKSNIFREEPAGSSPKHIIESGEQLFKPPIHVTSEEEYEDNW, from the coding sequence ATGTCTGCCAATAAGGGACAGATTATCTCATATTCGAAGTATATTCATTCGCTAAGAAAAACGCTATTAACTCCAGCAATTTGGAGGTGGAACGATATAATAGAGCAACTACGGGTTAGTGAAGGACAGGGATCCCGTACTGTCATGGCTTTATGTCATCCCGAGTTAAGAGAGGCTGCAGCCGCTGCACCAGATATAGCTGTCGTTGTACAAAAGCTAAGGCCCGGACAAAAAAGTAAACTGCATCGCCATTCTCCGTGGGCAATCCATTTTGTCCTAAATGGAGAAGGTTGTACGATAATTGACGGGATCGAATATAAATGGACATTCGGGGATGCAGTGCTTACACCTGCCTGGACATATCATCAACACATAAATACGAGCGCTACCGAAGAAGCAATACTGTATACGCTACAAAACATTCCTGAGCTTTGCAGAAAGAGCAATATTTTTCGCGAAGAGCCTGCCGGGTCATCACCGAAGCACATCATAGAATCTGGTGAGCAGTTATTCAAACCACCTATACATGTTACCAGTGAAGAAGAATACGAGGACAACTGGTAG
- a CDS encoding cysteine desulfurase — MNHAKIRELFPIVNQKVNNHSLVYLDNAATTQKPRQVIQTLKRFYEWENANVHRGVHTLGTRATDAYEGARMKVARFINAASEQEIIFTRGTTAAINLVASGYAKAICKEGDEIVITLMEHHSNLIPWQQAAKATGAILKYIPLQQDGSVSLEDVEKTITARTKIVSVSHISNVLGMINPIKQITKIAHKHGAVILVDGAQSAPHIKIDMQELDCDFYAFSGHKMCGPTGIGVLYGKKKIIQQMEPVEFGGEMIEHVDLWGTTWREVPWKFEGGTPIIAGAIGLGAAIDFLEHIGREEIERHDRQLTRYAMERMAEIDDLAVYGPKNDRVGLITFNLGNIHPHDVATFLDSFGIAVRAGHHCCQPLMSWLGAHATTRASFYLYNTEDEVDKFITVLLAARKYFM, encoded by the coding sequence ATAAACCATGCTAAAATACGAGAGCTTTTTCCTATAGTAAACCAAAAAGTAAATAATCATTCATTGGTTTACCTGGACAATGCAGCGACAACCCAAAAGCCAAGACAGGTAATCCAGACTCTTAAACGATTTTATGAATGGGAAAATGCCAATGTTCACCGGGGAGTTCATACATTGGGAACCCGCGCAACAGATGCTTATGAGGGAGCACGTATGAAGGTAGCTCGCTTTATTAATGCAGCATCAGAACAAGAAATCATATTTACGCGTGGTACAACAGCGGCGATTAATTTGGTAGCCAGCGGTTATGCAAAAGCGATTTGTAAAGAGGGAGACGAGATTGTCATTACTCTGATGGAGCATCATAGCAACTTGATTCCCTGGCAGCAGGCAGCCAAAGCGACAGGAGCGATATTAAAATATATTCCTCTACAGCAAGATGGTTCGGTTTCCTTGGAAGATGTAGAAAAGACGATTACGGCTCGGACGAAAATTGTTTCTGTTTCCCATATTTCCAATGTGCTAGGGATGATTAACCCAATAAAGCAAATAACAAAAATTGCTCATAAGCATGGGGCGGTAATTTTGGTAGATGGAGCTCAAAGTGCTCCGCATATAAAAATCGATATGCAGGAACTCGATTGTGATTTCTATGCTTTTTCCGGACACAAAATGTGTGGTCCTACAGGTATAGGAGTACTGTATGGCAAGAAGAAAATAATACAGCAAATGGAACCGGTTGAATTTGGCGGAGAAATGATCGAGCATGTGGATTTATGGGGAACCACCTGGAGAGAAGTTCCCTGGAAGTTCGAAGGCGGGACACCTATTATTGCAGGCGCTATCGGTCTGGGGGCAGCGATTGATTTCTTAGAACACATCGGTAGAGAAGAGATTGAAAGGCATGACAGACAGTTAACCCGGTATGCGATGGAACGTATGGCGGAGATTGATGATTTAGCTGTATATGGGCCTAAAAATGATCGTGTGGGGTTAATTACTTTTAACCTGGGAAATATACATCCGCATGATGTGGCAACTTTTCTTGACTCTTTCGGTATAGCCGTGCGGGCTGGACACCATTGCTGTCAGCCTCTCATGAGCTGGCTGGGCGCTCATGCAACGACGCGTGCGAGCTTTTATTTATATAACACAGAAGACGAGGTAGACAAATTCATAACGGTGTTGCTTGCAGCAAGGAAGTATTTTATGTAG
- a CDS encoding YkvA family protein, which yields MRRFLRRVRFIFNIRKSIPFLFRFFTSKEVSIQKKFLSCLLLIGYIVFPFDAIPDFFVFFGILDDVAVFMFILQQMVKMSPPQLKKQYGIQG from the coding sequence ATGAGAAGATTTCTACGAAGGGTGCGTTTTATTTTCAATATAAGGAAATCCATCCCGTTCCTGTTTCGCTTCTTTACCTCAAAAGAAGTCTCAATACAGAAGAAATTCTTATCCTGTCTGTTGCTCATCGGATACATTGTTTTTCCTTTTGATGCCATACCCGATTTCTTTGTCTTTTTTGGCATTCTTGATGATGTAGCCGTGTTTATGTTTATTCTCCAGCAAATGGTCAAGATGTCGCCTCCTCAATTAAAGAAGCAATACGGAATTCAGGGATAA
- the nfi gene encoding deoxyribonuclease V (cleaves DNA at apurinic or apyrimidinic sites) codes for MKPMVMHPWDLCETDAIKLQQQLASKVIKQDQFDNIIHVAGVDVAYSKHSNTLVAAVVVMDACSLQVIETVVAEDIVQFPYIPGLFSFRELPPIVKAFENIKTTPDLVVCDGQGIAHPRRFGLASHLGVLFDIPTIGCGKTKLLGKAEEPGVKRGDCAPLLDNTEMIGNVVRTQDHIKPIYVSIGHRISLLTACEWIVKLAPQYRLPETTRYADQLVRKALATYIKSEESGEWKADY; via the coding sequence ATGAAACCAATGGTTATGCATCCTTGGGACTTATGTGAGACGGATGCGATAAAGCTTCAGCAACAGCTAGCCTCAAAGGTCATTAAGCAGGACCAATTCGATAATATTATACATGTTGCTGGCGTGGACGTAGCTTACAGTAAGCATAGCAATACGTTAGTTGCCGCCGTTGTAGTCATGGATGCCTGCTCACTTCAGGTAATCGAAACCGTTGTCGCAGAAGATATTGTTCAATTCCCTTATATTCCCGGTTTATTCTCATTCAGAGAGCTGCCCCCGATCGTCAAAGCATTCGAAAATATAAAAACCACCCCTGATTTGGTCGTTTGTGACGGTCAAGGCATTGCGCATCCTAGACGCTTCGGATTAGCAAGTCACTTAGGCGTGCTATTCGATATACCTACGATTGGCTGTGGAAAAACAAAACTACTCGGAAAAGCAGAAGAACCAGGGGTGAAAAGAGGTGACTGTGCACCCCTGCTTGATAATACGGAAATGATCGGCAATGTAGTAAGAACACAAGACCATATCAAACCTATTTATGTTTCGATTGGCCACCGTATCTCATTATTGACTGCTTGTGAATGGATTGTAAAACTCGCTCCACAGTATCGTTTGCCTGAGACGACACGATATGCCGATCAACTCGTACGAAAGGCTTTGGCTACATACATCAAGTCTGAGGAATCCGGTGAATGGAAAGCGGATTACTGA
- a CDS encoding carboxymuconolactone decarboxylase family protein yields the protein MMSRISFSTVGETEFQKLLGHNPEIMKQWNYLGDILSREGQLSSDLKEQVRRKLAFGNKCEYCMAKGKPSEKQLDEKTNMAVTFADIFLNHRSSIDDNTFDVLKETFNEQEIIELCSFICFTTASQQFGAMMNLKPAKQ from the coding sequence ATGATGTCAAGAATTTCTTTTTCTACAGTAGGTGAAACAGAATTTCAGAAATTATTAGGACATAATCCAGAAATTATGAAGCAATGGAATTATCTTGGTGACATTCTTAGTAGAGAGGGTCAATTGAGTTCTGATTTAAAGGAGCAGGTACGACGAAAGCTTGCATTCGGAAATAAATGTGAATACTGCATGGCAAAAGGAAAGCCATCTGAAAAGCAATTGGATGAAAAAACGAATATGGCAGTGACTTTTGCAGATATTTTTTTAAATCATCGTTCCTCAATCGATGATAATACTTTTGATGTTTTGAAAGAAACATTTAATGAACAAGAAATTATAGAGTTATGCTCTTTTATTTGTTTTACAACCGCCTCGCAACAATTTGGGGCAATGATGAATTTAAAACCAGCAAAGCAATAG
- a CDS encoding Lrp/AsnC family transcriptional regulator, translated as MKIDEIDTKILSELQKDSRLSMRELSKRVNLSAPSVAERVNKMEDEGIIEGYSIRINRKKLGYPLTCLVEVTMKNGEYEKFQNLISKEPRCLFCYRVAGQSCFILLLSVKTIEEIEEFINSISSIAKTNTYITFSEIPINQDIKDLLKEC; from the coding sequence ATGAAAATAGATGAGATCGATACTAAAATATTGTCAGAACTTCAGAAGGATAGTCGACTTTCTATGAGAGAACTCTCAAAAAGAGTAAATTTATCTGCTCCATCCGTTGCGGAACGTGTAAATAAAATGGAAGATGAAGGAATAATCGAAGGATATTCTATTAGAATTAACCGAAAAAAGTTAGGTTATCCTTTAACTTGTTTAGTAGAAGTAACAATGAAAAACGGGGAATATGAGAAGTTCCAAAATTTGATTAGCAAGGAACCAAGATGTTTGTTTTGTTACAGAGTAGCAGGTCAATCCTGTTTTATTTTACTGCTCAGTGTGAAAACTATAGAAGAAATAGAGGAATTTATTAACTCAATCTCTTCAATCGCAAAAACCAATACGTATATAACTTTTTCTGAAATTCCAATTAACCAGGATATCAAAGATTTACTAAAGGAATGTTAG